The Thermosipho melanesiensis BI429 sequence ATACAACTACACCATTTTAGACCATGTTTTTTACTTTAAAGGCATTTGTAAAAAATGCAAAAAGGAGGGAGAAAAGTGAAGAAATTAATAGTTTTCGTTCTTATGATTTCAACTGTTATGCTTTCTTATGTGGTCGTAACTATTAACCCTTACTACTTATTAACTAAAGAAATTTTAGATGGGGTAGATGAAATAAAACTTTTACTTCCTCCTAATATAAATCCGCATATTTATTCTTTAAAAGTTAGTGATGTAAAACTCATTTCAAATGCAAAACTTGTAATTGCAAATGGTGATCTAGAACCTAATTTGAAAAAATTTGACAATGTTATTTATATAAGAAATTTTATTCCTGATATCTTCGTCGAGTTTAAAAATCCTCATTTTTGGCTCGAACCATATTTTGTAAAATTTTATATTGTTCCATACCTTTCTGAACATTTATATAATATATATAAAGAAAAAAAGATAATCGATAATGCAAAAAGGCTTATTAAAGAAATTGACGAATTTTTACGACATGCAAATACAACACTAAAAATAAATGGTACAATCCTTGTGCATCATCCGAGTTTTTACTATTTTTTCAAAGAATTTGGAATAAAAATAAAATGGCTGGAAGAAGGGCATAACGTATCCACAAGTGTTAAAAAAATTATAAATACCATTAAGGGAGAAAAGTTAGTTGCAATTTTTAGTGAAAAACAGCAGTCACAAAGTAAAATAAGTATAATTTCAAAAGAGCTAAAAATACCTTATTTCACATTGGATCCTTTGGGAGTTAACGCAAAAAAATTCTTGGATATTTACTACAATAATCTTGAAGTTATAAAGAAGGCGTTAAGTAATGAGTAAAGTTGTTATTTCAGTGAGTAATTTAAGTTACAAAATCAACGAGAAATGGATCTTAAAAAACATTACTTTTGAGGTAAAACGTGGAGATTTTGTTGGAATTGTAGGACCAAATGGTGCGGGGAAATCAACTCTCATAAAGATTTTGGTTGGTGAAATAAAAAATTTTGAAGGACATGTAAAACTATATGGAAAAATAGGGTACATACCACAATTTCAAACAATCAATAGAGAGGTCCCAATAAATTCATTACAATTTATCAAAATGGGTGCATACAAAAGAAAAGTTAAAGAAAGCTATATAAAAAAATTACTTAACGATGTGGGGTTAGCAGGGAAAGAAAAACAACTTATTGGTACAATGTCCGGAGGAGAACTACAGAGACTATCGCTTGCTCGTGCACTTTTGTATGAACCAGATATATTGATTTTAGATGAACCTGAAGCAGGTGTCGACCAAATGGGAAAAGCTAGATTTTATGATTTACTCTATGAATTTCAAAAGAAATTAAATTTAACAATACTAATGGTTTCACACGACATTGGTATGATTTTTGAAAAATGTAATACAATTATGTGTCTTAATAAAACACTTCACTGCCACGGTCCTTCAAAAGATGTAAGACCAGAAGAAATAAATACTCTGTTCCCCGATTTTGATATTTGGCTACGTTCAAAAAATCATTACGAAAGGAAGCATAAACATGGAGATTTTTGAATTAGAATTTTTGAGAATTGCATTAATTGCTACAATATTTGCTGCCATTTCATCTGCTATTATTTCACCAGTTGTTGTTTTTAAAAAGATGGAATTTATAGGCGATGGCACCGCACACGCAGCATTTGCAGGGCTTGCTTTTGCTTTCTTGTTTGGGATAGATTATAGACTAATAGCAATTCTAACTGCTTTGCTATTTTCTTTTCTCATAAGCTATTTTACAAACAAAAGAAATATTCATGAAAACAGTGCAATTGGTATGTTACTCCCTGTATTTATGTCAATTGGAGTAATTCTTTTGTCAAAGAGTAATACTTATGCACAAGACATATCCAGCTATTTGTTTGGAGATATCTTACTTGTAAATTACATAGACATTTACTTTTTAATATTTGTAATATTGTCTGAAATTTTACTTTTCTTCATCTTTAGAAAAGAGATATTATATTTTCTTGCTGATGAAAAAATGGCAAATTTTTATGGAGTAAAAACAAATCTCTTAAGAATAATACTCTTAGGAATTATTTCTATAACAGTGGTTAGTGTAGTAAAAATTTCTGGTGTAATACTTTTAGGTGCACTTTTAATTGTTCCAGGACTTGTGGCAAAAAAATTTTCAAAATCATATAAGTCCGTCTATTTTATTTCCATCTCATTCAATGTTATTGTATCATTCATTGGTTTTTATATAGCCTACATATTTGATATAGCCCCTGGCCCTTCAATTGTAATTGTTTCTTTTACCACATTTCTAATTCTCTCTTCAATTAATTAAATGGATAACAATCCTCAAACACCCAATTACTAAATAGCATGTATTAAAAATGTAAATTAAAAATTAATTAAGAATACCTCGATTATCGCTTGCAATTTTTTATTTCTGGTATAATATATTTTAGAAAGAAGTTACATTACAAGGAGGTGAAAACATGAGGTATTTGTTATTAATATTTTTGATATTGTCGGTATCTGTGTTTCCATTTTTCTTAGGAGTAGAAGGATTAACCTTGCCACAAATTGATTTTCCAGAGTATCCTGCCCCACAAATAGAATTGTTCGCAAGAATGGATCTTGGTTTGTTGTACTTTATGCTTCCTTTTGGTACTTACAACGAAGATGGAAGTGTATTTATTGTTAATAATATCGATGCAGAGTACATAAAAAGATTCCTAGGAGTTGGACTTCAACTTACACCAAATTTTTCAAAAAATTTCTATATGAGACTTTCAACAGATATGCCCATAATCGAAGCAATTTCAATAAGACAATTTAACGTCTTGGATTTAAAAGTAGGTTTAGGTTTAAAATTTGCAATCTTTAAATTTGAAGCAGGAGCTGTAGGAAGGATGAAAAAACTAACCGACGGTTCACTTGGTATGAAATTTGGTGAAATTTTCTATTTTGCAGGTGGATTTTCATTTTAAAGGCTCTGGTTCCAGAGCCTTTTTTTATATGGTATAATTTTTTTGAGGTGATTTTTTTGAGAGTTGTAACTGTTGGCGTATTTGATGGCGTACACATTGGACACGTAGAAATATTAAGTAGATTAAAAAGACTTGCCGAAGAGTTCAATTCAACGTCTGAAATATACACGATTGTTTTTCCAATGGAATATTACAAAGGACACTTTGATGGTCTATTGATCCCACTTGAAGATAGAATAACCTTACTTGAAGTATATGGGGAAGTATTTCCACTTGAACTTAATGAAATTAAAGATATAGATGCAAGTAAATTTTTTGAAATAATTTCAAAAGACACAAAGGGAATTGTTGTAGGAAAGGATTTCAGATTTGGAAAAAACGCAAAGGGAGATATTTCCCTTTTAGAGAAACTCTGCAAAAAGAAAAATATAAAATTGGAAGTTGTAAATGACTTGACGGAAAATGGAAAAAGAGTTAGCAGCACCTTAATTAGAAAACTAATAAAAGAGGGAAATATAAAATTGGCAAATAAACTCTTGGGAAGAGCATATCCCGTTTATGGAAAAGTATATAAAGACAAACAACTAGGAAGAAAGCTGGGGTTCCCAACGGCTAATATTAGAAGACATAAGGAATTAGTCATTCCAAAATTTGGTGTATACCTTTCAAAGGTCTACACCCCTAAATTATATTTTGGCCTTGTAAATATAGGCTTAAGACCAACTGTTGAAAAAACAAAAAATGTAAAATATGAAGTTTATATCTTTGATTTTAATGAAAACATATACGGAAAAGAAATTAGAGTAGAACTACTTGAATTTTTGCGAGCAGAAGAAAAATTTAAAAACATAAATGATTTAATCAATAGGATGAAAGAAGATGAAAAATTGGCAAAAAAAATACTGGAGGAAAAGTATGCATCTTGAAGAGGTGGCAAAAAGAATTATAAAAAACTTTCCAAGAAACCATAAAGAAAAAGATCCGTTTAAAGTTCTAATAACAACGGTTTTAAGCCAAAGAAGCAAAGATGAAAATACTGAAATCGCTGCAAATAGGTTATTCGAAAAATATCCCACACCTCAAACACTTCTGAAAGCAAAAGAAGAAGATTTATATGAACTAATTAAACCTGCGGGATTGTACAGACAAAAGGCAAAAAGAATAATAGAAATTTCCAAGATTATTGTAAATAAATTTTCTGGAAAAGTTCCAGATACTCTAGAAGAACTTTTAACCTTACCTGGTGTTGGACGAAAGACCGCAAATATTGTATTGTATGTTTCATTCTCAAAACCTGCTTTAGCCGTTGATACTCATGTTCATAGGATATCTAATAGATTGGGGTGGTGTAAAACAAAAAATCCAAACGAAACGGAATTTGCACTTATGAAACTTCTTCCCAAAGACCTTTGGGGCCCCATTAATGGTTCTATGGTTAAATTTGGGAAAAATGTTTGTCTTCCAAGAAATCCAAAGTGCGATATTTGCCCAATCTATGATTACTGTAAATGGGAGGGTAAGAAATGATACCGCTTTTCGATATTACAAGACAATACAAAATGATAAAAGATGAAGTGCTTAAAGCAATAGATAGGGTTCTATCCAGTGGAAGGGTAATCTTAGGTCCTGAGGTTGAAAAATTAGAAAGTAACATAGCAAATCTTGTGGGAGTAAAATACGGTGTAGGTGTTGCAAATGGAAGTGATGCTCTTGTAATTGCACTTAGAGCACTGGGAATAAAAAAAGGCAATAAAGTAATTACCACATCATATACATTCTTTGCCACTGCATCTTCAATTGTAAGAAACAACGCAATTCCTATTTTTGTAGACGTTGATAAAGATACTTATAACATTGATTTAAATCAAGTAGAAGATATATTAAAAAAGGAAAAGATATTTGGATTGATTCCTGTACACCTTTTTGGACAGACCGTTGATTTAGAGGGGTTAAACTTTTTAAAAGAAAAATACGGAATAAAGATTTTAGAAGATTGCGCACAATCAATTGGCTCTGAAGGAGTTGTTAAAGGAAAGATAAAAAAGAGTGGGAGCATAGGAGATGCCGCAATTTTTTCATTCTTTCCCACAAAAAATTTAGGCGCATATGGCGATGGTGGATTAATAGTAACAAATGACAAAAAAGTATACGAAAAATCTAAAATGTTAAGAACACATGGTGCAAAGAAAAAATATTACCATGAAGAAGTGGGATACAATTCAAGATTGGACGAAATACATGCCGCAATATTAAATATAAAATTAAAATATCTTGACACGTGGACAGAAAATAGAATAAACATTGCAAAAAAATATGCAGAAGAGTTTAAAAACAGAAAAATGCCATTAAAATATCCTTATCCCAAAGACAAATTCCATGTATTCCATCAATACGTTGTGGAATTTGAAAAGGAAGACGATAGAAACAAAGTAAGAACTTATTTATCAGAAAAGGGTATAGGAACAAGCATATATTATCCTGTACCTCTTCATCTTCAAAAGTGTTTCAAAGATTTTGGATACAAAAAAGGAAATTTTCCAATTTCTGAAAAACTTTCAAAAACAACTCTTGCATTACCAATATTCCCAGAACTTCGCTTTGATGAAGTTGAAACAATAGTAAGTAAAATAGAAGAAGCTTTGAGGAGGTAGATTATGGAAAATCAAACACTAGAAGAACTATTAAAAAGGTATTTAAAGGTTAAAGAAACCATTAGAGAACTAAACAGAGAAAAAAAAGAACTAGAAGAGATGATAGTTGAATTTGTTGAGCATATGGATATCGATAATGTAGTAGTTGATGGGGTTTTGGTTGAATTCACACGGAAAACAAAAATAAATATTAAATAATTTACCTATATCTCAAGGGGGAGGAGAAACTATGGATAAGTTTTTCAAACTGCACGAAAGTGGAACAAGTGTTAAAACTGAGATTATTGCAGGTATTACAACTTTTCTTACCATGGCTTATATCATCTTTGTCA is a genomic window containing:
- a CDS encoding metal ABC transporter permease translates to MEIFELEFLRIALIATIFAAISSAIISPVVVFKKMEFIGDGTAHAAFAGLAFAFLFGIDYRLIAILTALLFSFLISYFTNKRNIHENSAIGMLLPVFMSIGVILLSKSNTYAQDISSYLFGDILLVNYIDIYFLIFVILSEILLFFIFRKEILYFLADEKMANFYGVKTNLLRIILLGIISITVVSVVKISGVILLGALLIVPGLVAKKFSKSYKSVYFISISFNVIVSFIGFYIAYIFDIAPGPSIVIVSFTTFLILSSIN
- a CDS encoding DegT/DnrJ/EryC1/StrS family aminotransferase, translating into MIPLFDITRQYKMIKDEVLKAIDRVLSSGRVILGPEVEKLESNIANLVGVKYGVGVANGSDALVIALRALGIKKGNKVITTSYTFFATASSIVRNNAIPIFVDVDKDTYNIDLNQVEDILKKEKIFGLIPVHLFGQTVDLEGLNFLKEKYGIKILEDCAQSIGSEGVVKGKIKKSGSIGDAAIFSFFPTKNLGAYGDGGLIVTNDKKVYEKSKMLRTHGAKKKYYHEEVGYNSRLDEIHAAILNIKLKYLDTWTENRINIAKKYAEEFKNRKMPLKYPYPKDKFHVFHQYVVEFEKEDDRNKVRTYLSEKGIGTSIYYPVPLHLQKCFKDFGYKKGNFPISEKLSKTTLALPIFPELRFDEVETIVSKIEEALRR
- a CDS encoding metal ABC transporter ATP-binding protein; translated protein: MSKVVISVSNLSYKINEKWILKNITFEVKRGDFVGIVGPNGAGKSTLIKILVGEIKNFEGHVKLYGKIGYIPQFQTINREVPINSLQFIKMGAYKRKVKESYIKKLLNDVGLAGKEKQLIGTMSGGELQRLSLARALLYEPDILILDEPEAGVDQMGKARFYDLLYEFQKKLNLTILMVSHDIGMIFEKCNTIMCLNKTLHCHGPSKDVRPEEINTLFPDFDIWLRSKNHYERKHKHGDF
- a CDS encoding metal ABC transporter substrate-binding protein; translation: MKKLIVFVLMISTVMLSYVVVTINPYYLLTKEILDGVDEIKLLLPPNINPHIYSLKVSDVKLISNAKLVIANGDLEPNLKKFDNVIYIRNFIPDIFVEFKNPHFWLEPYFVKFYIVPYLSEHLYNIYKEKKIIDNAKRLIKEIDEFLRHANTTLKINGTILVHHPSFYYFFKEFGIKIKWLEEGHNVSTSVKKIINTIKGEKLVAIFSEKQQSQSKISIISKELKIPYFTLDPLGVNAKKFLDIYYNNLEVIKKALSNE
- the nth gene encoding endonuclease III; this encodes MHLEEVAKRIIKNFPRNHKEKDPFKVLITTVLSQRSKDENTEIAANRLFEKYPTPQTLLKAKEEDLYELIKPAGLYRQKAKRIIEISKIIVNKFSGKVPDTLEELLTLPGVGRKTANIVLYVSFSKPALAVDTHVHRISNRLGWCKTKNPNETEFALMKLLPKDLWGPINGSMVKFGKNVCLPRNPKCDICPIYDYCKWEGKK
- a CDS encoding bifunctional riboflavin kinase/FAD synthetase, producing MIFLRVVTVGVFDGVHIGHVEILSRLKRLAEEFNSTSEIYTIVFPMEYYKGHFDGLLIPLEDRITLLEVYGEVFPLELNEIKDIDASKFFEIISKDTKGIVVGKDFRFGKNAKGDISLLEKLCKKKNIKLEVVNDLTENGKRVSSTLIRKLIKEGNIKLANKLLGRAYPVYGKVYKDKQLGRKLGFPTANIRRHKELVIPKFGVYLSKVYTPKLYFGLVNIGLRPTVEKTKNVKYEVYIFDFNENIYGKEIRVELLEFLRAEEKFKNINDLINRMKEDEKLAKKILEEKYAS